A genomic stretch from Pieris brassicae chromosome 9, ilPieBrab1.1, whole genome shotgun sequence includes:
- the LOC123714235 gene encoding neuroglobin-like, translating to MGCKLSQLASSEFHSDPFHRPPPPSDPRSPLTTKQQYCMLASWKGIFRQIEKTGIILFIKLFEENEELLHLFEKFRELRTKEAIVSSAELAEHATQVMHTLDEGIKGLADMDSFFAYVRHVGGTHRQVPGFKAENFLKIEQPFLEAAKTTLGDRYTPNIENIYKLTIRFILENLVKGYEDGGNENETQT from the exons ATGGGTTGTAAACTTTCTCAATTAGCCTCGTCAGAGTTCCATTCAGATCCTTTCCACCGTCCACCACCACCATCAGACCCGAGATCACCACTCACCACAAAACAACAGTATTGTATGCTCGCATCATGGAAAGGGATTTTTAGACAGATTGAGAAGActggaattattttattcatcaa gttatttgaagaaaacGAAGAGCTGCTTCATCTATTTGAGAAATTCCGTGAGCTTCGAACTAAGGAAGCCATCGTGAGTTCAGCGGAGCTAGCTGAACATGCTACCCAGGTGATGCATACTCTGGATGAAGGGATCAAAGGTCTGGCAGATATGGACTCGTTCTTCGCCTACGTGCGCCACGTGGGTGGTACACATCGTCAGGTTCCAGGGTTCAAGGCTGAGAACTTTTTG AAAATCGAGCAGCCTTTTCTCGAAGCAGCGAAGACGACACTTGGAGACAGATACACGCCGAACATTGAAAACATCTACAAGTTGACTATAAGGTTCATCTTAGAGAACTTGGTCAAGGGATACGAAGATGGCGGGAATGAGAATGAAACCCAAACATAA